In Nicotiana tabacum cultivar K326 chromosome 17, ASM71507v2, whole genome shotgun sequence, one DNA window encodes the following:
- the LOC107770958 gene encoding large ribosomal subunit protein eL32z, giving the protein MAIPLLNKKVVKKRVKKFIRPQSDRRITVKESWRRPKGIDSRVRRKFKGCVLMPNIGYGSDKKTRHYLPNGFKKFVVHNASELEILMMHNRTYCAEIAHNVSTRKRKEIVERAAQLDVVVTNKLSRLHSQEDE; this is encoded by the exons ATGGCGATTCCATTGCTGAACAAGAAGGTTGTGAAGAAGAGGGTCAAGAAGTTCATTAGACCCCAgagcgaccgcagaatcactgtTAAG GAAAGCTGGCGCAGACCAAAAGGTATTGATTCTCGTGTTAGAAGAAAGTTTAAGGGATGTGTGCTGATGCCCAATATTGGATATGGGTCTGACAAGAAGACACGTCACTATCTTCCCAATGGCTTCAAGAAGTTTGTTGTGCACAATGCGAGTGAACTTGAGATCTTAATGATGCACAACCG AACTTACTGTGCAGAGATTGCACATAATGTGTCCACAAGGAAGAGGAAAGAAATTGTTGAGCGAGCAGCACAACTTGATGTGGTTGTGACGAACAAGCTTTCTAGGCTGCACAGCCAGGAGGATGAATGA